One genomic region from Uloborus diversus isolate 005 chromosome 2, Udiv.v.3.1, whole genome shotgun sequence encodes:
- the LOC129216934 gene encoding acidic leucine-rich nuclear phosphoprotein 32 family member A-like isoform X2, whose translation MEKRIELEKRGRSPSVIKDLNLDNCRSTQIVGLTEEFSNLESLSLINVGLISLKGFPKLPNLKKLELSDNRISGGLTWLHGSPKLTHLNLSGNKIKDIETLKPLEEFKNLKSLDLFNCEVTNVENYRDEVFGLISSLKYLDGYDREDKEADDSEADDEDANEDDDDENAHEDVDSEDEDEEEEDEQDDDDVNVEDEEDEEDLDDEDGDDDEDSEGNDFNLDGDEDEETPRGQKRKRDGDDGDED comes from the exons ATGGAGAAGAGGATTGAGTTAGAAAAACGGGGAAGGAGTCCTTCAGTG ataaaagaTTTGAATCTTGATAACTGCCGGAGCACACAAATTGTCGGTTTAACAGAAGAATTTTCTAATCTTGAATCTTTGAGTTTAATAAATGTTGGACTTATAAGTTTGAAAGGTTTTCCTAAATtgccaaatttaaagaaa TTGGAACTCAGTGATAATCGCATCTCTGGTGGTCTCACTTGGTTGCATGGAAGTCCGAAGTTAACACACCTTAACCTCagtggaaataaaataaaagacattGAAACACTAAAACCTTTG gaggaattcaaaaatttaaaaagtttggaCTTGTTCAATTGTGAAGTTACAAATGTCGAGAACTACAGAGATGAAGTATTTGGCCTAATTAGTAGTTTAAAGTATCTTGATGGTTATGATAGGGAAGACAAAGAAGCTGATGATTCAGAAGCAGATGATGAAGATG caaatgaagatgatgatgatgaaaatgCTCACGAAGATGTGGACAGTGAAGATGAAGATGAGGAGGAAGAAG atGAACAAGATGATGATGATGTCAATGTTGAAGATGAAGAGGATGAAGAAGATTTAGATGATGAAGATGGTGATGATGAT GAGGATAGTGAAGGCAATGATTTCAATCTTGATGGTGATGAAGATGAAGAAA CTCCTCgtggtcaaaaaagaaaaagggatgGCGATGATGGAGACGAGGATTGA
- the LOC129216934 gene encoding acidic leucine-rich nuclear phosphoprotein 32 family member A-like isoform X1 — MEKRIELEKRGRSPSVIKDLNLDNCRSTQIVGLTEEFSNLESLSLINVGLISLKGFPKLPNLKKLELSDNRISGGLTWLHGSPKLTHLNLSGNKIKDIETLKPLEEFKNLKSLDLFNCEVTNVENYRDEVFGLISSLKYLDGYDREDKEADDSEADDEDASSLANEDDDDENAHEDVDSEDEDEEEEDEQDDDDVNVEDEEDEEDLDDEDGDDDEDSEGNDFNLDGDEDEETPRGQKRKRDGDDGDED; from the exons ATGGAGAAGAGGATTGAGTTAGAAAAACGGGGAAGGAGTCCTTCAGTG ataaaagaTTTGAATCTTGATAACTGCCGGAGCACACAAATTGTCGGTTTAACAGAAGAATTTTCTAATCTTGAATCTTTGAGTTTAATAAATGTTGGACTTATAAGTTTGAAAGGTTTTCCTAAATtgccaaatttaaagaaa TTGGAACTCAGTGATAATCGCATCTCTGGTGGTCTCACTTGGTTGCATGGAAGTCCGAAGTTAACACACCTTAACCTCagtggaaataaaataaaagacattGAAACACTAAAACCTTTG gaggaattcaaaaatttaaaaagtttggaCTTGTTCAATTGTGAAGTTACAAATGTCGAGAACTACAGAGATGAAGTATTTGGCCTAATTAGTAGTTTAAAGTATCTTGATGGTTATGATAGGGAAGACAAAGAAGCTGATGATTCAGAAGCAGATGATGAAGATG CGTCATCTTTagcaaatgaagatgatgatgatgaaaatgCTCACGAAGATGTGGACAGTGAAGATGAAGATGAGGAGGAAGAAG atGAACAAGATGATGATGATGTCAATGTTGAAGATGAAGAGGATGAAGAAGATTTAGATGATGAAGATGGTGATGATGAT GAGGATAGTGAAGGCAATGATTTCAATCTTGATGGTGATGAAGATGAAGAAA CTCCTCgtggtcaaaaaagaaaaagggatgGCGATGATGGAGACGAGGATTGA